Proteins from one Drosophila gunungcola strain Sukarami chromosome 3R, Dgunungcola_SK_2, whole genome shotgun sequence genomic window:
- the LOC128266704 gene encoding probable transcription-associated protein 1, which produces MSLKAALAFYALLHTVTCYTVSITAPDQALIGSSINVSAQLFDNGKPAGKGTYKFTWSDSTGHRKEIETTSASSNWTVVYTQEQPATHVLKVEVDKFFIFWVNEAKARKDIKLDNLLGGSLELIQNNVTRPQMFVSTQEAVNHSILLSELDMAFLRAKGYHIQTYWFQNCTYLGMSNALDYQATYPKAEQYYDVEALVVATLELPPEPIPSTTTTTTTTTTTTTTTTTTTTPATTTTSTTPATTTTPKPTTTSTTTTTTTTKPPARAKRDLIQAMHANAALLGLNLTSALKRQKDSAGNLSVALVNPLGVRRLSKLTVVPGTQPPFDCISKKFVAQDPKQIYGYFQHRIVSKDPVTGFGTTGKNWLQHWEIIHLNVNCKGSPPFELCTRVFTAPYNSTGNETCDRYEPLDSCSYEYKRYFSESKTILFFIRNEVSQTLNQVTINMYEAQRQSQLSVVVVPVTCTLVAVILVVFGVSYYIQRGNRFNVEVADFNFGDTQSVDMEYKTFPQRLFDSIRDAWTWPGQRRHSQSSVDLMADQPPSPGFGGNVGDVDSNLRYNTFN; this is translated from the exons ATGTCGCTAAAAGCGGCGCTAGCTTTCTACGCTCTTCTGCATACAG TCACCTGTTACACGGTCTCAATTACGGCCCCCGATCAGGCCCTCATCGGATCCTCCATCAATGTGTCTGCCCAGCTCTTCGACAATGGCAAACCGGCTGGCAAGGGAACCTACAAGTTCACCTGGAGCGACAGTACTGGACATCGAAAG GAGATTGAAACGACCAGCGCCAGCAGCAATTGGACTGTAGTCTACACGCAGGAGCAACCGGCCACGCATGTCCTCAAGGTCGAGGTGGATAAGTTCTTCATTTTTTGGGTAAATGAGGCCAAGGCCCGAAAGGACATCAAGCTGGATAACTTGTTGGGCGGCAGCTTGGAACTGATTCAGAACAATGTGACTCGGCCGCAAATGTTTGTGTCCACACAGGAGGCGGTTAATCACAGCATATTGCTATCCGAGCTGGATATGGCATTTTTGCGGGCCAAGGGATACCACATTCAGACGTATTGGTTTCAAAACTGCACATATCTGGGCATGTCCAATGCCCTGGACTATCAGGCCACATATCCGAAAGCAGAGCAATACTATGACGTGGAGGCTTTAGTGGTGGCTACGTTGGAATTACCGCCTGAGCCAATACCctcaacaacaaccacaacaaccaccacaaccactaccactacaacaaccacgacaacaacaactccagccacaacaacaacttcaacaaCTCCTGCCACCACGACCACTCCAAAACCCACAACAACGTCAACAACTACGACAACCACTACAACAAAGCCACCAGCCCGAGCCAAACGTGATTTAATTCAGGCCATGCACGCCAATGCCGCCCTTCTTGGTCTAAACCTAACCAGCGCTCTAAAGCGGCAGAAGGATTCCGCTGGCAACCTGTCCGTGGCACTGGTCAATCCGCTGGGCGTACGCAGACTTTCCAAGCTCACTGTAGTGCCCGGTACTCAACCGCCATTCGATTGCATAAGCAAGAAATTTGTGGCCCAGGATCCCAAGCAGATCTACGGCTACTTTCAGCACCGCATTGTATCTAAAg ATCCCGTAACCGGTTTCGGCACTACGGGAAAGAATTGGCTGCAGCACTGGGAGATTATTCACCTTAATGTGAACTGCAAGGGATCGCCACCGTTTGAGCTTTGCACGCGAGTTTTTACTG CACCTTACAATTCCACGGGCAATGAGACGTGCGACCGTTATGAACCATTAGATAGTTGCTCATACGAATACAAGCGATACTTCAGCGAAAGCAAGACGATTCTTTTCTTTATCCGCAATGAAGTCTCCCAGACACTCAATCAGGTCACCATAAACATGTATGAAG CTCAGCGTCAGTCTCAGCTTTCGGTGGTAGTTGTGCCCGTAACCTGCACATTGGTGGCCGTAATTCTAGTTGTTTTCGGCGTGTCCTATTATATTCAGCGGGGAAATCG CTTCAATGTTGAAGTGGCCGATTTTAATTTCGGCGATACTCAGTCGGTGGACATGGAGTACAAGACATTCCCGCAGCGTCTGTTCGACAGCATCCGTGATGCCTGGACGTGGCCGGGTCAGCGGCGGCACTCGCAGTCCAGCGTAGATCTCATGGCGGACCAGCCGCCCAGTCCGGGCTTTGGCGGCAATGTGGGCGATGTCGATAGCAACCTGCGCTACAACACTTTCAACTAG